The Candidatus Paceibacter sp. genome contains a region encoding:
- a CDS encoding ribonuclease H-like domain-containing protein — translation MSKLIFDIETVGENFDDLDEATQEVLTRWIKKESDNEAEYEKALKELKDGLGFSPLTGQIVAIGVLDYEKNKGVVYFQSPDVNAKEFEEGNISFKPCSEKEMLENFWKGAEKYNEFITFNGRGFDAPFLMVRSAVHKIKPTKDLMSNRYLSSQRFGASHIDLLDQLTFYGAVRKKGGLHLWCRAFDITSPKAQGVTGDDVAGLFKEKKYEEIARYNVGDLVATKELYDYWKNYLKLS, via the coding sequence ATGTCCAAACTTATTTTTGACATAGAAACGGTGGGGGAAAATTTTGACGACCTGGACGAAGCCACCCAGGAAGTTTTGACCCGCTGGATAAAGAAAGAGTCCGACAACGAGGCGGAATATGAAAAGGCTTTAAAAGAGCTTAAAGACGGGCTCGGTTTTTCTCCGTTGACCGGCCAGATCGTGGCCATCGGCGTCTTGGATTACGAGAAAAACAAAGGCGTGGTTTACTTCCAGTCCCCGGACGTGAATGCCAAGGAATTTGAGGAGGGCAATATCTCCTTCAAACCCTGTTCGGAAAAAGAAATGCTGGAAAATTTCTGGAAGGGCGCGGAAAAATACAACGAATTCATCACCTTCAACGGCCGGGGATTTGACGCCCCGTTTCTGATGGTGCGCTCGGCGGTCCATAAGATAAAACCGACCAAAGACTTGATGTCCAACCGGTATTTGAGCAGCCAAAGATTTGGCGCTTCGCATATTGATTTGCTGGACCAGCTTACTTTTTACGGAGCTGTCAGGAAAAAAGGCGGGCTTCATTTATGGTGCCGGGCGTTCGATATAACCAGTCCCAAAGCGCAAGGAGTCACGGGCGACGATGTGGCCGGATTGTTCAAAGAAAAAAAGTACGAAGAAATAGCCCGATACAACGTAGGGGATTTGGTGGCGACCAAAGAGCTTTACGACTACTGGAAAAATTACCTCAAATTAAGCTGA